In Rhizobium lusitanum, a genomic segment contains:
- a CDS encoding ABC transporter permease — MMPGSTRNLIHAVARRLGVIVAVLWGAATIAFIAVKLIPGDPVSILSGGENVVDEAERAALVHQYGLDQPLVLQYARYIGNALFGNFGESYQYRQPVIDVIAEAAGPTLQLAGSAIIVALSLAITIALATAGRRRGLAVTLSGLELILLSTPVYWIGIVLLSLFSFQLQWFPVTGNDGFASLVLPAIALSLPLTALLSQVLRDGLEEALSQPFALTVRARGVGETLLRFRHGLRHAALAASTLTGTLFASTLGGSILTETVFGRSGIGQITLQAIKTRDMPLVLGLVMLSACVFVIINLLVDALYLLIDPRLRRVPQ, encoded by the coding sequence ATGATGCCTGGCTCAACCCGTAACCTGATCCATGCCGTCGCAAGGCGGCTGGGTGTGATCGTCGCTGTGTTGTGGGGCGCAGCGACGATCGCCTTCATCGCAGTCAAGCTCATTCCCGGCGATCCGGTCTCGATCCTCTCCGGCGGCGAGAATGTCGTCGACGAGGCCGAGCGGGCAGCTCTGGTCCATCAATATGGGCTGGATCAGCCGCTGGTGCTGCAATATGCGCGCTATATCGGCAACGCGCTGTTCGGCAATTTCGGTGAGAGCTATCAGTACCGGCAGCCCGTCATCGACGTCATAGCGGAGGCGGCCGGCCCGACGCTGCAACTGGCGGGCAGCGCCATCATCGTTGCGCTCAGCCTGGCGATAACCATCGCCCTGGCGACGGCGGGCCGCCGGCGAGGGCTGGCGGTGACGCTTTCCGGTCTCGAACTGATCTTGCTGAGCACGCCCGTCTACTGGATTGGCATCGTGCTGCTGTCGCTCTTCAGCTTTCAACTGCAATGGTTCCCGGTGACCGGTAATGATGGGTTTGCCTCTCTCGTGCTGCCGGCGATTGCGCTCAGCCTGCCCTTGACCGCGCTGTTGAGCCAGGTTCTGCGGGATGGTCTGGAAGAGGCTCTGTCGCAACCCTTTGCGCTGACGGTCCGGGCTCGCGGTGTCGGAGAAACCCTCCTGCGGTTTCGCCACGGTCTGCGCCATGCAGCACTCGCCGCGTCCACCCTGACCGGTACCCTGTTTGCCAGCACGCTCGGCGGCTCCATCCTCACAGAAACGGTGTTCGGCCGATCCGGCATCGGCCAGATCACGCTGCAGGCAATCAAGACCCGCGACATGCCGTTGGTGCTTGGGCTGGTGATGCTGTCGGCCTGCGTCTTCGTCATCATCAACCTGCTGGTCGATGCCCTCTATCTGCTGATCGATCCTCGCCTACGGAGAGTGCCACAATGA
- a CDS encoding ABC transporter permease, which produces MSSAELFDAALRRRQDGGAGANPWLAPGLLIPLVIVVVLAVAIREPQWFTAFDPEAVDTDAILMPPDLRHWFGTDELGRDLFSRVVHGTSLSLAIGIGATLIATLGGILLGTAAALAPKAVSRILVRLIDILLAFPEILLALLVIAVLGRGPLNTLLAVGFSSVASYARLVRSQVLQVKLSGYVEHAVTLGEHPWTIVTRHIIPNTIRPLLILATIGVGSSVLSASALSFLGLGVVPPAAEWGALLANGRNFLDIAPWTSLLPATVVAISVISITLLGRRLQNLLSKGEAR; this is translated from the coding sequence ATGAGCAGCGCGGAATTATTCGATGCGGCGCTACGCCGGCGTCAAGATGGCGGTGCTGGCGCCAATCCTTGGCTTGCACCCGGCCTGCTCATCCCGCTCGTCATTGTGGTGGTTCTTGCTGTTGCTATCAGGGAGCCGCAATGGTTCACCGCTTTCGATCCGGAAGCGGTGGATACGGATGCGATATTGATGCCGCCGGATTTGCGGCATTGGTTTGGAACCGACGAACTCGGGCGCGACCTGTTTTCGCGCGTCGTGCACGGAACATCGCTATCGCTTGCGATCGGCATCGGCGCCACATTGATCGCCACCCTGGGCGGTATTCTACTTGGCACGGCAGCAGCACTTGCGCCGAAGGCCGTCAGCCGCATTCTGGTGCGCCTGATCGATATTCTCCTCGCCTTTCCCGAAATACTGTTGGCGCTGCTGGTGATCGCCGTGCTTGGGCGCGGGCCTTTGAACACGCTGCTTGCCGTCGGTTTTTCCAGTGTCGCATCCTATGCGCGGCTGGTCCGCTCGCAGGTACTACAGGTGAAGCTTTCAGGCTATGTCGAGCACGCCGTCACGCTCGGTGAACATCCCTGGACGATCGTCACCCGGCATATCATCCCGAATACTATCCGTCCGCTGCTGATCCTGGCGACAATCGGGGTCGGGAGCTCCGTCCTCTCCGCATCGGCTCTGAGCTTTCTCGGCCTCGGCGTCGTGCCGCCGGCAGCGGAATGGGGCGCGTTGCTGGCAAACGGCCGCAATTTTCTCGACATTGCCCCGTGGACCAGCCTGCTGCCGGCCACCGTGGTAGCCATCTCCGTGATCTCGATCACCCTTCTCGGCCGCCGGCTGCAAAACCTCTTGTCCAAGGGGGAAGCCCGTTGA
- a CDS encoding dipeptide ABC transporter ATP-binding protein — MNLDNTILRSHFAAVPSSPTLLEVKGLSVTFPTPRGRVQAVRDVSFQIAAGEILALVGESGSGKSVTARALVGLAGARADVRAEAMTLVGHDGQVLDLQGLSERSWRQLRGREVGFVLQDALVSLDPLRTVGREVAEPILAHRLLPRSQVAERVEELLSRAGIPDPDVRAAQYPHELSGGLRQRALIASALAAQPRLLIADEPTTALDVTVQRQVLAVFKELARAGHAVLIITHDLAVAAQLADRVVVMQNGQLVEAGPAREVLSTPLHDYTRRLLAAVPTAATRGRWLSATDGAPIRRQVVEAETPLLEIRNVSVSFKRPDGSRLEAVRQVSLEVGRGETLGIVGESGSGKTTLGKVALGLRHAASGDVLFEGKPWSALAEAERRPLRSRIQTISQDPLGSFDPRFTVERIIDQPLRLRGDLDRAARRRRIAELIELVGLSPELLARRPNTLSGGQRQRVSIAQALAAEPKLLICDEPVSALDVTTQAQVLDLLVDLQGRLGLSMVFISHDLGVVQHMSHRIAVMKDGVVVETGAVEELFDQPQHPYTRDLIASVPMLSAWKKE, encoded by the coding sequence TTGAACCTGGATAATACCATCCTGCGGAGCCACTTCGCGGCCGTTCCCTCAAGTCCTACGCTGTTGGAGGTAAAGGGGCTCAGCGTAACCTTTCCGACGCCGCGTGGCCGGGTGCAAGCGGTGAGGGACGTTTCCTTTCAAATCGCAGCCGGGGAAATCCTCGCGCTCGTCGGTGAATCCGGGTCGGGAAAATCGGTGACGGCTCGTGCACTCGTGGGCCTTGCCGGCGCGCGGGCTGATGTCCGGGCAGAAGCGATGACACTTGTCGGCCATGATGGACAGGTGCTGGATCTTCAGGGTCTTTCCGAGCGGTCGTGGCGTCAGCTTCGCGGGCGGGAGGTTGGCTTCGTGCTGCAGGATGCCTTGGTCTCGCTTGATCCCTTGCGCACGGTCGGTCGCGAGGTTGCCGAACCGATCCTGGCGCACCGTTTGCTGCCCCGATCGCAAGTGGCTGAGCGTGTCGAGGAACTGCTCAGCCGCGCCGGCATCCCCGATCCTGACGTTCGCGCCGCCCAATATCCGCACGAGCTGTCCGGCGGGCTGCGGCAAAGAGCGCTGATCGCCTCGGCGCTGGCAGCGCAACCGCGCCTGTTGATCGCCGACGAGCCGACCACGGCGCTGGATGTCACGGTACAGCGGCAGGTCCTCGCGGTTTTCAAGGAGCTGGCGCGGGCCGGTCACGCGGTTCTCATCATCACGCATGACCTCGCGGTGGCAGCACAGCTCGCCGACCGCGTGGTGGTGATGCAGAATGGCCAATTGGTGGAAGCTGGCCCGGCACGCGAAGTATTGTCCACGCCGCTACACGACTATACGCGTCGCCTACTGGCAGCCGTGCCGACGGCCGCGACCCGTGGCCGCTGGTTGAGCGCAACCGACGGCGCGCCGATCCGCCGGCAGGTCGTGGAGGCCGAAACGCCGCTCTTGGAGATCCGCAATGTCTCGGTGAGTTTCAAGCGACCCGACGGCAGCAGGCTCGAAGCGGTCCGGCAGGTTTCGCTCGAGGTTGGCCGGGGTGAAACGCTCGGCATCGTCGGCGAGTCCGGTTCCGGCAAGACAACGCTCGGCAAGGTGGCGCTGGGGCTGCGACACGCGGCCAGCGGCGACGTACTCTTCGAAGGCAAACCATGGAGTGCGCTTGCCGAAGCTGAGCGGCGGCCCTTGCGTAGCCGCATCCAGACCATCAGTCAGGACCCCCTCGGCTCGTTCGACCCCCGCTTCACCGTGGAGCGCATCATCGACCAGCCTCTGCGGCTGCGAGGCGATCTCGACCGGGCGGCGCGGCGGCGGAGAATAGCGGAACTGATCGAATTGGTTGGCCTATCGCCGGAGCTTCTTGCACGACGGCCGAACACCTTGTCCGGCGGCCAGCGGCAGCGCGTATCCATCGCCCAGGCGCTTGCGGCCGAACCAAAGCTGCTGATCTGCGACGAGCCGGTTTCTGCACTGGATGTCACGACACAGGCGCAGGTGCTGGACCTGCTGGTCGATCTTCAGGGACGGCTGGGACTGTCGATGGTCTTCATCTCCCACGATCTCGGCGTGGTGCAACATATGAGCCATCGCATCGCCGTCATGAAGGACGGCGTGGTTGTCGAGACCGGAGCGGTGGAGGAGCTCTTCGATCAGCCGCAACATCCTTACACGCGCGATCTGATCGCCTCCGTGCCCATGCTTTCGGCCTGGAAGAAGGAATAG
- a CDS encoding MFS transporter: MVDEKQLVSKITWRLMPFLGILYLIAYIDRQNVSYAKLQMVDALGMSEYAYGLGASLFFIGYFLFEVPSNLLLDRFGASKWFARILVSWGIVTVALAYTQSPTMFYILRFLLGACEAGFFPGVLYLLTLWYPSAYRGRMVGLFMIFSALANAIGAPIGGVLLDMDGLYAHAGWQWVFIVTGIPAIIAGFVTFFYLSDLPEKAGFLSAEEKKWLKDRLAAENAGMELNASDGFKALINPRVLLMAICYVGFPLAAYGLSYWLPTIVKGFGVSNTTNGFLNIIPWILVAIALYVVPSMADKAESKTPYIVISALTGAVCLVLSAVIPNHTLQFAFLCVAAAGIFAGQPVFWSLPSRFLKGAGAAAGLAAINSIGNLGGFVAQNVVPWIKDATGSTIAPMFFLAACLVVAAILVLFVGRMMTHASTLRDGTGSGTTRP; encoded by the coding sequence GTGGTTGATGAAAAACAGCTTGTCTCCAAGATCACTTGGAGACTTATGCCTTTTCTAGGTATTCTCTATCTTATCGCCTATATCGATCGTCAGAATGTCAGCTACGCGAAACTGCAAATGGTTGATGCTCTGGGCATGAGCGAATATGCCTACGGCCTGGGCGCGTCTCTGTTTTTTATCGGCTATTTCCTGTTTGAAGTCCCGAGTAACCTGCTGCTCGACAGGTTCGGGGCGAGCAAGTGGTTTGCGCGCATTCTGGTGTCGTGGGGGATTGTCACGGTCGCACTGGCCTATACCCAGAGCCCGACCATGTTCTACATTCTGCGCTTTCTGCTCGGCGCCTGCGAAGCGGGGTTCTTTCCGGGTGTCCTCTACCTTCTGACCCTCTGGTATCCCTCGGCCTATCGCGGCAGGATGGTCGGGTTGTTCATGATTTTCAGCGCGCTGGCCAACGCAATCGGAGCGCCCATCGGTGGCGTTCTGCTGGACATGGACGGCCTCTATGCTCACGCCGGATGGCAGTGGGTGTTCATCGTCACCGGTATTCCCGCCATTATCGCCGGTTTCGTGACCTTCTTCTATCTGTCCGACCTGCCGGAAAAGGCAGGCTTTCTCAGTGCCGAGGAAAAGAAGTGGCTCAAGGATCGGCTTGCCGCTGAAAATGCAGGCATGGAGCTGAATGCATCCGACGGCTTCAAGGCTCTGATCAATCCGCGCGTTCTGCTGATGGCGATTTGCTATGTCGGTTTTCCGCTGGCAGCCTACGGCCTCAGCTACTGGCTTCCGACCATCGTCAAGGGTTTTGGGGTCAGCAACACCACCAACGGGTTCCTGAACATCATTCCCTGGATTCTCGTCGCGATCGCTCTCTATGTCGTTCCGTCAATGGCGGACAAGGCTGAATCCAAGACGCCCTACATCGTGATCTCCGCGCTGACGGGGGCTGTGTGCCTGGTGCTCTCGGCGGTCATTCCGAACCATACGCTACAGTTCGCATTCCTCTGCGTTGCCGCCGCCGGCATCTTCGCCGGACAGCCGGTTTTCTGGAGCTTGCCGTCGCGCTTCCTCAAGGGGGCTGGTGCCGCCGCCGGTCTTGCGGCGATCAACTCCATCGGCAATCTCGGAGGCTTCGTCGCGCAGAATGTCGTGCCGTGGATCAAGGACGCCACTGGAAGCACGATCGCGCCGATGTTCTTCCTTGCCGCCTGCCTCGTGGTGGCTGCTATATTGGTTCTGTTTGTCGGGCGAATGATGACGCACGCGTCTACGCTGCGCGACGGGACAGGGTCCGGCACAACGCGCCCCTGA
- a CDS encoding LLM class flavin-dependent oxidoreductase has translation MSKTRKIHLGLFLQGAGHHVSGWRHPDAEAGSENFDLLRRVAQMAEAAKFDMLFLADGLTSAIDAHPSMIARFEPLTLLASLAMVTDKIGLAATASTTYGEPYHIARAFASIDHLSHGRAAWNIVTTAYARTAANFSKSHPEHDERYAVAEEFVDVVRGLWDSWDDDAFPKDKQSGVYADPSKVRVLDHKGKYYTVKGPLNIPRSPQGHPILIQAGSSGPGQDLAARTADIVFTAQQSLDEAQAFYKSLKGKVAGFGRDPDSVAVMPGFLPVIGRSAAEAREKLDVLNRWTEIKSAMPLLEERIGHSLADYDLDGPLPDLPISDQLRSRAELLTELARREKLTIRELALRVAAGRGHHIVLGTPVEIAERMEQWFKNGAADGFNVMPPFFPDGLEDFTREVVPILQEKGLFRTEYEGTTLRDHLGIPRPALG, from the coding sequence ATGAGCAAGACCCGCAAGATCCATCTCGGCCTTTTCCTGCAGGGAGCTGGTCATCACGTCTCCGGCTGGCGCCATCCGGATGCTGAGGCCGGCAGTGAGAATTTCGACCTGCTGCGCCGCGTGGCGCAGATGGCGGAGGCGGCGAAGTTCGACATGCTCTTCCTGGCCGACGGCCTGACGAGCGCCATCGACGCGCACCCATCGATGATCGCGCGCTTCGAACCGTTGACGCTACTTGCCTCGCTTGCCATGGTCACCGACAAGATCGGCCTTGCCGCGACGGCATCGACCACCTACGGCGAGCCCTATCATATCGCCCGCGCCTTTGCCTCGATCGATCATCTGAGCCACGGCCGCGCCGCCTGGAACATCGTCACGACGGCCTATGCGCGCACGGCCGCCAACTTCTCAAAGAGCCATCCGGAACACGATGAGCGCTATGCCGTAGCCGAGGAATTCGTCGATGTGGTGCGCGGGCTCTGGGATAGCTGGGACGACGACGCCTTCCCGAAGGACAAGCAAAGCGGCGTCTATGCAGACCCGTCCAAGGTGCGCGTGCTCGACCACAAGGGCAAGTATTACACCGTCAAGGGGCCGCTCAATATTCCGCGCTCGCCGCAGGGTCATCCGATCCTGATCCAGGCCGGCTCCTCCGGTCCAGGCCAGGATCTGGCCGCCCGAACCGCCGACATCGTCTTTACCGCGCAACAGAGCCTCGATGAGGCCCAGGCCTTCTACAAGAGCCTCAAGGGCAAGGTTGCGGGCTTCGGGCGCGATCCCGATAGCGTGGCGGTCATGCCGGGCTTCCTGCCGGTGATCGGCAGGTCGGCGGCGGAAGCGCGTGAGAAGCTCGATGTCCTGAACCGCTGGACGGAGATCAAGAGCGCCATGCCGCTTCTTGAAGAGCGGATCGGCCATAGCCTTGCCGATTACGATCTCGACGGTCCATTGCCCGACCTGCCGATTTCGGACCAGTTGCGCAGCCGTGCCGAATTGCTGACGGAGTTGGCGCGACGGGAAAAATTGACGATCCGCGAGCTTGCCTTGCGCGTTGCCGCAGGCCGCGGCCATCATATCGTGCTCGGAACGCCCGTTGAGATCGCCGAGCGCATGGAGCAATGGTTCAAGAACGGCGCCGCAGACGGCTTCAACGTCATGCCGCCCTTCTTCCCCGACGGGCTTGAAGATTTCACCCGCGAAGTGGTGCCGATCCTACAGGAAAAAGGTCTTTTCCGCACGGAATACGAAGGCACGACCCTACGCGATCATCTCGGCATTCCACGGCCGGCGCTTGGCTGA
- a CDS encoding MmgE/PrpD family protein, with product MDKVFPLTTAFAEAIVSSEPLKDAAAVQAARTAMIDWLACAFGGALDRTTLILLDQLSPGNGNAVIVGQKRRTDALTAALVNAHAGHVLDYDDVHSSVRGHPTTVIVPALLALASEVRFSAEQLIAGYIVGLEAMARLGLSLGTRHYENGFHATATLGTIGAAAAVAHVLDYSVEETAVALGLAATHSSGLRLQFGYDAKPYHAGMAARSGLLSARLAKAGLGGARDFLDNPIGFFSAFAFGEERPQATVENWGSPWQIVSPGLTLKAFPCCTASHPVGVIGIQLHQEGLRADTIESVTITFPPGGDAALVVTNPVNGIDARFSAEYVFATALIDGALRIDHFGETPVREDLMAVALRVRRRHDEAAPRLSSDPKTRFVIADVSLTNGERLTREFKGLPGVTDPTDKFRGATGNHSAVSAVPELARTMRSEDDLYRFLDVLGQRLT from the coding sequence ATGGACAAGGTCTTTCCGCTTACCACGGCCTTTGCCGAGGCCATCGTTTCGTCCGAACCTCTGAAGGATGCCGCCGCCGTCCAGGCGGCTCGCACGGCAATGATCGACTGGCTTGCCTGCGCCTTTGGCGGCGCGCTCGATCGCACGACGCTAATCTTGCTCGACCAGCTATCGCCCGGCAACGGCAATGCGGTGATTGTCGGACAAAAGCGCCGGACGGATGCCCTGACGGCCGCGCTGGTCAATGCCCATGCCGGACATGTGCTTGACTATGACGACGTGCACTCAAGCGTCCGTGGTCATCCAACGACGGTGATCGTACCGGCCCTTCTGGCGCTTGCCTCGGAAGTCCGATTTTCCGCCGAGCAGTTGATCGCAGGCTATATCGTCGGGCTCGAAGCCATGGCCCGCCTCGGGCTTTCGCTCGGCACCAGGCATTACGAGAACGGCTTCCATGCGACGGCGACGCTCGGCACGATCGGCGCCGCGGCGGCCGTCGCCCATGTGCTCGACTACTCTGTCGAGGAAACCGCCGTAGCGCTGGGGCTCGCCGCCACCCATTCGAGCGGATTGCGCCTGCAGTTCGGCTATGATGCGAAGCCCTACCACGCTGGCATGGCCGCGCGCTCCGGCCTCTTGTCCGCCAGGCTCGCCAAGGCCGGCCTAGGCGGCGCCAGGGACTTCCTCGACAATCCCATCGGCTTCTTCTCCGCCTTTGCCTTTGGCGAAGAGCGGCCACAGGCCACGGTGGAAAACTGGGGCTCGCCCTGGCAGATCGTCTCGCCCGGACTGACGTTGAAGGCCTTTCCCTGCTGCACGGCAAGCCATCCGGTCGGCGTGATCGGCATTCAACTGCATCAGGAAGGCTTGCGCGCGGACACGATCGAGTCCGTCACCATAACCTTCCCGCCGGGCGGCGATGCCGCGCTGGTGGTGACGAACCCGGTCAACGGGATCGATGCGCGCTTCAGCGCCGAATATGTCTTTGCGACCGCGCTCATCGACGGAGCGCTCCGGATCGATCATTTCGGCGAGACGCCGGTGCGCGAGGACCTGATGGCGGTTGCCCTCCGCGTGCGGCGCCGCCATGACGAGGCAGCCCCTCGCCTGTCCAGCGACCCGAAGACGCGTTTTGTGATCGCCGATGTGAGCCTCACCAATGGCGAACGACTGACCCGTGAGTTCAAGGGCCTGCCGGGCGTCACCGATCCCACCGACAAATTCCGCGGCGCTACCGGCAACCATTCCGCTGTCTCAGCCGTTCCAGAACTTGCAAGGACGATGCGGAGCGAGGATGATCTCTATCGGTTCCTCGACGTGCTCGGCCAGCGGCTGACCTGA